Within the Gemmatimonadaceae bacterium genome, the region TCCATATGGATTCTCATACTGAACCTCGTCTACGCGGCGTGTGGCGTGGTGCTGATGTATTTCAGCTTTCGCGTCATTGACAGGCTCTTGCACGAGGTCAGCCTTCCCCAGGAATTGCAGCGCGGCAACGTCGCGGCGGCGATTTTCGTCGGCTCGCTGTTCGTCTCGATAGCGCTCATCATCGGGCGGGCGATCAGTTAGCGGCCATCGCATGAAGGGCGTAAAGCGGGCCTTCGTGTTCGCGGCGGTGTTTCTCGTCGCCGCGCGGATCGACTGCGGGCAGGGCCCGCCGGCGACCGCGGCGGCCCAACCTCCCCCGCCCAAGCCTGGCCTGCTGGCGAGAATCGAGAACGCGGCCGCGGCGATCGTCGCGCGAAAGATCAACTCGCGATACGACGAATCTTTCTCCAAGTACAGCAAGCAATACTTCGGCCCCGCGTTCGATTGGCGTTGGTTCAAGGCCCAGGGCTTCGCCGAGAGTCGGTTGGACCCGAGCGCGAAGAGTTGGGTCGGCGCGCGCGGCTTGATGCAGCTGATGCCGACGACATACCACGAAATCGTCTCGCAGAATCCCGACTTCGGCCCCATCGACCAGCCGCAGTGGAACATCGCGGCCGGGATCTATTACAACCGGCGTCTCTGGGATTTCTGGCACCTCGTGCCGTACGACGAGCGCCTCGACTTCATGTTCGCGAGCTACAACGCCGGCCGCGGGCCGATCATCAAAGCGTACAACATCGTGACGTCGCGCTGGCCGGCCGACACGACGTGGGCGAACGTCGTGAAAGTCGCGCCGGGCGTGCACCCCTGGCGCTACACCGAGACCATCGGATACGTGAAACGCATCAACGCCGTCCACAGCCTGCTGACGAGTTCCAGCGTTACGGCGGCGACGATCGACACTCTGTAGTCCGAACGCCGAAACTGCCCTGGGACTGCCGAACTCCGAAACTTTCGAACGCCGATTGTCGTCTTGTGATGAGGCCGCTTGAACACGGCCTTCCAGACCCTTCACAAGGCGAATCCGTGCAGCTCGCGATTCTTGCGCTGAACCTCGTCTACGCCGGCCTCGGCGTGGTGTTGATGTTCGTGAGCTATCGAGTGATCGACCGGCTCACGCCCGACGTCGACTTCCCCCAAGAGCTGAAGCGCGGGAACATCGCCGCCGCGATCTTCATCGCGGCGCTGTGGATCTCGATCGCGCTCATCGTCGGGCGCGCCATCGGATAAGCCGATGCGCGGGCGACGTTCGCTGATCGCGCTGGCGCTGGCTGCCGCACCCGCGTGGGCACTCGCCCAGGGCGGAAGCACCGCGTCGTCGGCGTTTGGCTCTCTCGAAAAGGTCGCCGAAGCGCGCGCCGCCAAGAAGATCAGCCAGCGCTTCGATCCGGCCTTCAAGAAATACTCGAAGCGATACTTCGGCTCGGCGTTCGACTGGCGCTACTTCAAGGCGCAGGGGTTCGCCGAGAGTGAGCTCAAGCCCGACGCGACGAGTTGGGTCGGCGCGCGCGGCGTGATGCAGCTCATGCCGTCGACGTATCAGCAGATCGCGTCGCACCGCCCGGAGTTCGGCGCGATCGATCAGCCCGATTGGAACATCGCGGCCGGCATCCTCCACGACCGCGATCTATGGCAGCTCTGGGCCAACATTCCAGAAGCCGAGCGATACCACTTCATGTTCGCGAGCTACAACGCCGGCGAGGGCACGATCGGCCGCGCGCTCGCGGTGGCGAAGCAGACGTCTCCCGAGCCCGCGTGGGCCAACATCGAGCTCATCGCCCCACGCGTGCAGCGGTGGCGATACAGCGAGACGCTCGGCTACGTGCGACGAATCGACTCCACGTACTTTCGGCTGACGAATCCGTTCGCGCCCTAGCGCGGGCTAGACAGGGCGGTCGATCGCCGGGCTCCTCGGCGTGAACATCTGCGGGCCGCTCTCCGTGATGTGCAGGCAGTCCTCCAAGCGAATTCCGAACTCGCCGTAGATCGCGATCGTCGGCTCGTCGCTGAAGCACATTCCGGGCTGGATCTTCGTCGTGTTGCCCTTCACGAAGTTCGTCCACTCGTGGCCGTCGACGCCGATGCCGTGGCCGGTGCGGTGCGGCAGACCGGGCACCTTGTAGCCCGGACCGAATCCGGCGTCGGTGATCACCTTCCTGGCCGCGGCGTCGACCGACTCGCACGTCGCGCCTACCTGCGCCGCGTTGAACGCCGCCTCCTGCGCGCGCTTTTCGGTCTCCCAGACGTCGCGCTGACGCTGCGTCGGTTTGCCGAACACCGTCGTGCGCGTGATGTCGGAAGTGTAGCCGTCCACTGTGCATCCCGCGTCGACGAGCACGACGTCGCCATCGCGAAGCGTCTGCGGCTGGATGCTGCCGTGGGGGAAAGCCGTGTACTTCCCGAAGATGACGAGCGCGCCGTCGCTCACGCCGCCGAGCCGTTGCGTCACCGACGCGACGCTCGCCGACACGTCTCGCTGCGTCATTCCCGGCTTGAGCGCCTTGAGCGTCGCGCCGATCGCCTGCAGCGTGATCTCATTCGCGTGCTTCATCAGGGCGATCTCGGCGGGCGACTTGATCATGCGGCATCCGGCGGTCACCGGGGTCGCGATCACGTACTGCGCGCTGGGGAAGCGTTGCCGCACGCCGTCGGCGATGAAGAAGCGGACGCGTTCCTCCATTCCGACCTTTCCGTTCGTGACACCGCGATCCTTGAGGATGCCGGCGATCACCTGAAACGGACTCTCGTCCTCCTGCCAGACGCGGACGTCGTTCGAGAACTTGATCAGTTCACGAGCCCGCTCCTCCTCGAACGCGGGCGTGACCCACGCGAGCTCACCCTTGGCGGGGATCACCACGCCGAACGTGCGCTCGCTGTTCCCCCAATGCACGCCGGTGAAGTACACCATGCTCGACCCGCCCTCGAGAAACATCGCGTCGATTCCGTTCTCCGTCATCAGCCGCCGCGCCTTCTCGATGCGCGCTCGCCGCTCGTCGTCGGTGATCGAGGGCGGTTTCGCCTGAAGCGTAATACCCTCGAGCGCTGGCAACTCGAGCGCTCCGGTGCTTGCCGCGGCTACGGCGCCGAGCGTGGTCGCGGAGCGAGAAACGAAAGACCGTCTGTCCATGGGTGGGTTCGTGATGGGTGTCGTCGTTATCGGCCGGCGCGTCCGGCCTGGATCGCCTGCGTGGCGTTCCGCTCGGGCGGCTCGACGCCGAGCAGATGGTGCACGAAGAAATCGTTGCGTTTGCGGATGCCGTACGGGCCGCCGTTCGTGTGATCGGCGCCTGGGATCACCAACAGATCGAACGTCTTGTTGGCCTTGATGAGCGCGTTCACCACCTGCATCGTCGACGACGGATCGACGTTCGTGTCGAGTTCACCGACGATGAGCATCAAGTCGCCTTGCAGCTTCGACGCATTGTCCACGTTCGACGATGCGGCGTAGTGCGGACCGAGCGGCCAACCCATCCACTGCTCGTTCCACCAGATCTTGTCCATGCGGTTGTCGTGACACCCGGCCGCCGACACCGCCGCCTTGTAGAACTCGGGATGAAAGAGCATTCCGCCGAGCGAATTCTGTCCGCCGGCCGATGTGCCGTAGATGCCGACCCGTGTGATGTCGTACCACGGATATGTCGCCGCGGCGGCCTTGTGCCAAAGGATGCGATCGGGGAAGCCCGCGTCGCCCAAGTTCTGCCAGGCGACGTCGTGGAAGGCCTTCGACCGGTTCGCCGTCCCCATGCCGTCCATCTGCACGACGATGAACCCCAGCTCGGCGAGCGTGCGCATGTCGTTCGTGATGCCGAATGTCTTCGGCACGAACGAGCCCTGCGGACCGGCGTAGATGTTCTCGATGACCGGGTATTTTTTTTGGGGATCGAAGTTGGTCGGCTTGAAGATCACGCCCCAGATGTCGGTGGCGCCGTCGCGTCCTTTCGCGACGAAAACCTCGGGGGCTTTCCATCCGGCGGCCGACAGAGACGCGATGTCGCCGTGGTCGACTTCCATCGCGACGTGCTGGTCGGCGGTGCTGTGGACGTCGAGCGAAGGCGCGGCGTCGACGCGCGACCACAGGTCGGCGTAGTAGCTGCTGTCGCCCGACCACGAGATCGTGTGCATCCCGTTCTCGGGCGTCATCGGCGTGAGGCCGGTGCCGTCGAAGTTGATCCGATAGTAATGCAAGAAGTACGGGTCTTCCTTCGGATCCATGCCGTTCGCCGTAAACCAGATTTGTCGCTTCGCCTCGTCCACGTGCTGAACGTTGTGGACGACCCAGTTGCCTTTGGTGATCTGATTCTCGACTCGGCCGGTGGCGCCGTCGATCAGGTACAGCTGGCTCCAACCATCGCGCTCCGACATCCAGATCATCTCTTTGCCGTCGGCGACGTCGAAGCGGAAGCGGCGTCCGGAGTCGCTGATCCCATCGGTGGCCGGACGATAGTCGACGAACGCCTTCGATTGCTCGGTGACGATCGAGCGCGCCGCGCCGGTGTTCGCGTCGACTTCGATGACGCTGTAGACCTGATGCCCTCGCTGGTTGTACTCGAACGTGAACGCTCTGCCGTCCTTGCGCCACGTGAGCTGCAGGAGTTGGTAAGGATTCGGGAAAAGCGCGTGGTCGACGTGCACGACGCGCTTCGACGCGACGTCGATGAGCACTGGATCGCGCTGGTCGAGCACGTCGCCGGGCTTCGCGTAAACGCGCTCCATGTATTTCGGTTGCAGCTGATCTGCGGGTGACGACTCGACGTATCGCACGAGCCGTCGATAGCCGGGCGTCACGCGATACACCGCGATCTTCGCCGAGCTGGGCGACCAGGTCAGCGACTGGAGCGTGTAGGCTCCGCCTTCCGATCCGTCGAACGTCAGAGGAGACCCGGTTCGAGCGCCCGTCGCTCGAATGTAGACATTGAAGTTCTCGATGTACGCCTCGTGCTGTCCGTCCGGCGAGCGACGAACGGCGCTGTCGGCGGGAGGACGCGGCGGACCTTGCTGCTGCGCGATCCGCTGCGCGATCACCTCGTCGCCGAGCGCCTCGATGTCGTCCTCCCCCCATGGCCCTTCGAACGGCACCATGTCGCTCTGCTCATCGTCGGCGATCGGACCGGCGCCCCCGCCACGGCCGCCGCGTCCACCTCGACCGCCCACGCTCACGGCGCCGGCACGCTGACAGGCGTAGTCGGTGATCGTGCACTTCCAGTTGTAGCCCGTCGCGACGAACTCGATCGCATGCTCGTCGTCCGCGAACGTAAAGTCCGTGAACGGAAGGTTGGTGGCCGAGACGAGCGTCGCCGGTCCGGGCGCACCAGCCCCGCCCCGCCCGGCGGCCGGCGTCTCGGTGAGGCCCGCGCGAATGATCGCGGCAGCCAGTTTCGTGTGATCGAACGCCGGTTGCTTGGTCTTCGCCGCGACGTCGACGACCATGAACTCATGGCCGCCGCCCTTTACGGTGCGCCGATACCAGAGGCGCGACGTACGCCCGATCCAGGTCGGGTGGTCCGGGATGTTGGCGGCGAGTCCCTCGTAGCGCGTGTTCAGCTGCTCGGCGCGGGCGTAGTCGGCCGCGGTGCCTTGAGCGTTGAGCGCTTCGGTCGCCAACAGCGCGGGAATCGCTGCTGCGCAAACGCGGGCGATGGTCGTACGCATACCAATCTCCGTCGAGAAGTTCGCGAGCCCTGAAGTTCTGTTGCGGGCGTCGGCTGCGCCAGTTGTTACAGGCGTCTTACATGCATCCGCCTTCCGGACGGGATGTCGCCCGCCGTGCCGACGCACTCAGTGGTCATGCTCATCGTGCACCACTAGCGCCCTGGTCGGCCACAAAACAGAGAACGACGATCCCGCAGACTTGAACTGCGACGACGCAGACAAAAGCCAAAAAAATTTTGTCTGCGGAATCGCAGTTGAAAGTCTGCGTCGTCTGCGTCAAAGTAGTTTCGACGGTCCTTGTGGCCGGATTGCCGCGAGAGCCGCCAAACCTGAGGCTACTTCATCGACAAGAACTTCGGGTCGACGTCGGTAAAGCCCCAGTCTTTCAGCTGGCGAGCCCACGTGCCGAGGTTGTCCTTCGACACGCGTACGAGATCCATCTGCACGTGCGGCGGCACGTCTTTGTGCAGGTAAACGTGATCGAAGATCGTCTTCACCGACACGTAGCCCCAGAGATACGTCGGCTGGGCGAAAAGCACCGGCGCGAGTCCCTTGTCGACGTACGGCAACTCGACCGGCAGCGCGTCGACCGACACGATCTTGACCTTGTCGGGGTTGAGATCGGTGAGCAACGCCGGCGTGAAGAGCGCCCAGCCGCCGATCATCGCCCAACCCTGGATGTCGGGATACGCGTTCTGGGCGCGCACCACTTCGGCCGCGGCGTCCTGAGGCGTCTCGGCGTGGTAGAAGGTGTTGAGGATCGTGATGCCCGGGTGCTTCTTGGCTTCTTCCTTCACCCCCTCGACGCGCTTCTGGAGGTTGGGCGCGTTCTGGTTCCCGGCGAGAATGGCGATCTTGCCCTTGTCGCCCATCTGCTTCGCCAGCTCTTGCATCACCTGCGTACCCATCAACACGTCGTCGCCGCCGTAAAACGAGAACCGCTTGGAGCCGGCGACGTCGCTGTCGAAGGTCATGACCGGCACGCCTCGCGCAACCGCTTCGTCCACCGAACCGACGAGCTTGCCCGCGTCGCTCGCCGAGAGAAGGATCGCGTTCGCGCCGGCGTTCACAGCTTCGCCGATGCGCTGCGCCTGAAGCGTCGGATCCTCGTCGGGTGGCGTGAGCCAATCGATCTTCACGTTCACCCCGTTCGCCTTCGACAGCTCCGCCGCCGCCGCTTCGGCACCCTGCCGGCCGGACAAGAAGACCGGGTTGGTCGAGCTTTTGGCGATCAGGGCGATCGTGAACGTCTTACTTCCACCAGCCGCGGAAGCGCCGCCAGCCGCCGCGGCATCGGATTTATCGGTCTTGGCACCGCTGCACGCGGCAAGAAGGCTCGCGACAAGCGGGAGGGCGGTGCGCCACAAGGGGCCGGGACGACGAAACGCTCGCGTCATTCAGATCTCTGCGTGTGAAGGTTCGGGTCGGGCGAAACAATGACCTCGACACCGCGAGGTGTCAACGCGACGGCCTTCCGGCTGCCGCGCACGCCCGATATGCTCTACCGGCTCGCCCACGCTTTCACGAAACGTCCTCTCATGCGCATTCAACTCGAATCGAACGCCGGCGGGAAGCTAACGGCGAAACATGCGGCGCAGGCCGCGAAGCGCGCTTCGCGCCGCCCGCCGGTCGAACGCGTCACCTTGGCGCTGCTCGTCGGCAATCGCGGGTTCTTCCCCGGCCACCTGGCTCGCACCGGCCGCGACGAGATGCTGCGCGCGTTCGCCGACGAAGGGATCGACGCCATCGCCCTGGCGCCGGACGACTCCGTGCACGGCGCGGTAGAGAGCCGCGATGAGTCGAAGGCCTGCGCGGCGCTCTTCCGAAAGCACGCCGATAAGATCGCGGGCGTCGTCGTCACCCTGCCGAACTTCGGAGACGAGCGCGCCATCGCCGAGACGCTTCGGCTCGCGGGGCTCAACGTGCCAGTGCTGATTCATGCGACCGCGGACGACCCCGCGAAGATGGGCATCGACTTTCGTCGCGACGCGTTCTGCGGGAAGATGTCCGTCTGTAACGTTTTGACGCAGTACGGCATACCATATAGTCTGACGTCGCTCCACACTCAACGCCCCGAGTCCGACAGCTTCCGCGCCGACCTTCGCAAGTTCGTCGCGACCTGCCGCGTGGCGCGCGGGCTCAAGACGGCGCGCATCGGCGCGATCGGCGCTCGGCCGGCCGCGTTCAAGACGGTCCGCTACAGCGAAAAGATCCTGGAAGCATCCGGGATCGCGGTAGAACCCATCGACCTCTCCGAAGTCCTCGGCCGCGTCGACCGCCTCGCGAACGACGACGCGGACGTCCTCTACAAGCTCGGCGAGATGCGGGAGTACGTCGCGACGGACGGCATTCCGACCGACGCGTTGATCAAGATGGCCAAGCTCGGCCTCGTCATCGATCGCTGGATGCGCGAGACGGACGTCAATGTGAGCGCGGTGCAGTGCTGGACGTCACTCGAGGAGTTCTTCGGCGTCGTGCCGTGCACGCTCATGAGCATGATGAGCGACGTGAACATGCCGAGCGCGTGCGAAGTGGACGTATGCGGCACGGTCAGCATGTACGCGCTCACCCTTGCGTCGCAGACGCCAAGCGCGCTGCTCGACTGGAATAACAACTACGGCGACAATCCGGACAAAGCCGTCTGTTTCCACTGCAGCAACCTGCCGAAGGCGTTCTTCGAAGACGTGAAGATGGACTATCAGGCGATCATCGCCGGAACGGTCGGCCGAGACAACACGTACGGCACCGTCGTCGGCAAGGTGCGATCGAGCCCGATGTCGTTCGCCCGATTCTCGACCGATGACCGTACCGGCAAGATCCGTGGCTACGTCGGCGAAGGGCGTTTCACGGACGATCCGCTCACGACGTTCGGAGGCGCCGGCGTGGCCGAGATTCCGCGCCTGCAAGAGCTGCTGCGCTTCATCTGTACGAACGGATTCGAGCATCACGTCGCCGCGACGATGGCGACCGTCGCCGACGCCGTCCACGAGGCGACGACGCGGTATCTGGGCTGGGACGTCCGGCGCCACGCTTGAGAGGGGGACATCGCGCCAATGGCGGTCGTCGCGGGAGTAGACTTCGGCACACAGAGCGTGCGCGTCGCGCTCGTGGACAGCGAGCGCGGTCCGATCGGCGCGGGAACCGCCGAGTATCCGGTGAACCGCGATCGGCGCGATCCGGACTTCGCCACCCAGGCGCACGCGTCGCACATGGACGCGCTCGCGCTCGCGGTGCAGCGCGCGCTGGCCGACGCGAAGTTGAGTGGCCAGCGAGTCCAAGCGATCGCCCTCGACACGACGGGATCGACGGTAGTTCCGGTGGACGAGCGTCTCAAGCCGCTCGATGACTACTACCTGTGGGCCGATCATCGCGCGAAGGACGAGGCCGCGCTCATCACGGAGATGTCCCGTCGCGAGAAGCTGCCGGCGATCGAGATGTGCGGGGGCGTTTACTCGTCGGAGTGGGGGTTCGCCAAACTGCTCCACTGGTTGCGCCACAATCCGAGCAAGCGCGCCCGCTTCGCGACGGCACTCGAGCATTGCGACATGGTTGCCGCCGTGCTTTCCGGCGAGACGAACGTCGAGAACGTTCCGCGCTCCGTCTGCGCGATGGGACACAAGTGGCTCTGGAGCGAATCGGACGGGCTGCCTCCCGAAGAATTCCTCGCATCCATAGACCCGCTCTTCGCCGGAATCCGAGACAAGCTCGGCGGACGCTATCGCACGTCTGATCACATCGCCGGACAGCTGAGCGACGAGTGGGCTTCGCGTCTCGGACTGCGCGCGGGGATTCCGATTCCCATCGGGGCGTTCGATGCACATTGGGACGCCGTCGGCGCGGGCATCCAGGAAGGCGACGTCGTCAACGTGGTCGGCACGAGCACGTGCATCATCGCCATCGCGAAACAGGCCGACTGCGTGCCCGGCGTCTGCGGCGTCGTTCCGGGATCCGTGCACCCCGACTACGTCGGCGTGGAAGCTGGTCTCTCGGCGGTCGGTGACATCTTCGAGGCCATCGCGCGTCGAGCGGGCACGAGCGTCCGAGTCCTGTCGAATGGACTCGAGGAATATCAGGCCGGGCAGACGGGGCTTCTCCGACTCACCTGGGACAACGGCGACCGGACCGTTCTCGTCAACCCGAACCTCGGCGGCGTCACGCTCGGTTGGAATCTCAACCACGACGCGCGCGACGATCTGTTCGCCGCAATCGAGGGCACGGCGCTGCACACGCGTGTCGTCTTCGAGCGAATGGCCGAACACGGCGTGCCGATTCGGCGCGTGATCAACGCCGGCGGCATTCCTCAAAAGAACGACGTCTTGAATCGCGTGTACGCCAACGTGTTCGGGGTGCCGGTGCTCATCCCCGAGCGGCCGATCACCGGGCTCGGCTCCGCGATCTTCGCCTTCAAAGCCGCCGGGACGTTTCCGACGATCGACGACGCGCAGCGGGCGCTCTGTCCGTCCTATCGCGTGATCGAGCCGGAAACGCGGCAGGGCGCCGTGTACGACGAGCTCTATTCGTTGTACAAGGATCTCTACTTCGCGATGGGCAACCCGCGCTCCGAACCCGCCCATCTCGGCGCCGTCCTGCCATCGCTGCGTCGCATCGCGGCCGCCGCCCGAGCCTGAATAGGCGCGCCCGACGGCCGGTATCGCGCCACTCGATGGACCGAGCCGGTCTCGGGTGTCATGTTGAATGGATCGAGCCATGGGTACGCCTTCATGACGTTACACGACCGAATTCGCATGTTGGGTGCGGGGCTGCTGTTCGTCGCGTCCGCGATGAACGCGGGCGCGCAGCAACCGGTGCATCCACCCCTCACGATCAACGTGCGCGTGGTGGACAGCGGCGCCGTGGCCATCAGCGGCGCGGAGGTCGCGGTCGTCCAGGGACTGAACGACGCACGCGCCAGCGGCAACACCGACGTGCGCGGCCTCGTTTCCCTCACGATCTCCGATCCCGACGGCAACTATCAGATCATCGTGCGCAAGATCGGGTTCGTCCGCGAGGCCGAGTTTTTTCACGCGAGATCCGGCCCGCTGAATTTCCAAGTCGTGATGCACCGCGCCGTCCAATCACTCGCGCCGGTGCAGGTCAACGCGCAGGAAGACGTCACGAGGAAGAGTTACTTCATCGACGCAGACGAGATCGCGAAGCACGCGGACCAATTGATCGACGCAACCGACATCCTGAAGAAGCTCAGGCCGGACATGATATGCGGCCGATCGTGCTTCCCAATGCAGGCCGCCGGCCAGGCGACGAAAACCCCCGTGCGAAAGTGTCCGACGCTGGCGTTCCAGCCGCGCCGTACCTGCCCGGTCGTCAGCGACCCCAACCCGTCGCTGTCGACGAACGTTTGGGTCAACGGCGTGTGGATTCGCAGCATCGCAACGGACACGGTCTGCCAGACCGGTCGCCGAGGAATTCTTGCCGGACTCTCGCCTGGGTCGATGCAGGTGCTGTGCGAAATCCAACCCGAGCACATCGAGCAGATCACGTACGCCGACGAATTCAACACGACGGTCGGAAAGCCGCACAGCGACAGCGCGATCTACATCGTCTTGAAGCAAGGCGTCGCTTACCAGCCGGGAGCCAAGTCGTACGTCGTCGATGAATCGCCTGAGGACAGCAAGAAGCCCGCGGCGGCGCGTTCAGCCGGCGGGTCACATGACTCCCTCGGCGTTGCGTCGCCGCACGATTCGACGGCTGCGCTCCCGAGATACCGCTACCGCCTCCTCGGCGTGTTCGACGAGGGCACGGGAGATCCCGTCGAAGGCGCGCACGTGACCGACGCGAAGAGCGGCGACTACGTGACGACGACCGCGACCGGCACCGTGAGCCTCGTCTTTTTGCCCGAAGGCAGCTCACTCCTCAAGATCACGAAGCCCGGCTATCAGGAATTGGATCTCACGGTCGACATCGGTCCGAACGAGACGAACGCGTTGACGCTTCTCATGAAGAAAACGCCCGAGCACCGATAGTCTCTCGCCTTTCGCGCCGGAATCAGCGTTGCGCGGCCTTCTCGCGCTCGATTCCGCTGCTCGGTAGTGCTCCACCCGCAACGCCCGCGTCCGGCGATGGAGTAAACCGGTTCACCAGCGCCGCCGCGACGAGGTCGCCGGTGACGTTGAGCACCGTCGCGAACGTGTCCGGGAGCGCGTCCACCGCGATGAGAATTCCTATCCCTTCGACAGGCAACCCGATCGCGAGAAAGAGCGGCGCAAGCATGATGAACGCGCCCCGCGGAATTCCGGGCGCGGCAAACGCGAGGAACACGGCCGCGAATGCCACCGTCGCGAGCTGCTGCGCGTGCAGCGGGATTCCGTAGAACCAGCC harbors:
- a CDS encoding DUF350 domain-containing protein, whose product is MSIWILILNLVYAACGVVLMYFSFRVIDRLLHEVSLPQELQRGNVAAAIFVGSLFVSIALIIGRAIS
- a CDS encoding transglycosylase SLT domain-containing protein, coding for MKGVKRAFVFAAVFLVAARIDCGQGPPATAAAQPPPPKPGLLARIENAAAAIVARKINSRYDESFSKYSKQYFGPAFDWRWFKAQGFAESRLDPSAKSWVGARGLMQLMPTTYHEIVSQNPDFGPIDQPQWNIAAGIYYNRRLWDFWHLVPYDERLDFMFASYNAGRGPIIKAYNIVTSRWPADTTWANVVKVAPGVHPWRYTETIGYVKRINAVHSLLTSSSVTAATIDTL
- a CDS encoding DUF350 domain-containing protein, whose amino-acid sequence is MQLAILALNLVYAGLGVVLMFVSYRVIDRLTPDVDFPQELKRGNIAAAIFIAALWISIALIVGRAIG
- a CDS encoding transglycosylase SLT domain-containing protein; translated protein: MRGRRSLIALALAAAPAWALAQGGSTASSAFGSLEKVAEARAAKKISQRFDPAFKKYSKRYFGSAFDWRYFKAQGFAESELKPDATSWVGARGVMQLMPSTYQQIASHRPEFGAIDQPDWNIAAGILHDRDLWQLWANIPEAERYHFMFASYNAGEGTIGRALAVAKQTSPEPAWANIELIAPRVQRWRYSETLGYVRRIDSTYFRLTNPFAP
- a CDS encoding Xaa-Pro peptidase family protein yields the protein MDRRSFVSRSATTLGAVAAASTGALELPALEGITLQAKPPSITDDERRARIEKARRLMTENGIDAMFLEGGSSMVYFTGVHWGNSERTFGVVIPAKGELAWVTPAFEEERARELIKFSNDVRVWQEDESPFQVIAGILKDRGVTNGKVGMEERVRFFIADGVRQRFPSAQYVIATPVTAGCRMIKSPAEIALMKHANEITLQAIGATLKALKPGMTQRDVSASVASVTQRLGGVSDGALVIFGKYTAFPHGSIQPQTLRDGDVVLVDAGCTVDGYTSDITRTTVFGKPTQRQRDVWETEKRAQEAAFNAAQVGATCESVDAAARKVITDAGFGPGYKVPGLPHRTGHGIGVDGHEWTNFVKGNTTKIQPGMCFSDEPTIAIYGEFGIRLEDCLHITESGPQMFTPRSPAIDRPV
- a CDS encoding DPP IV N-terminal domain-containing protein, with product MRTTIARVCAAAIPALLATEALNAQGTAADYARAEQLNTRYEGLAANIPDHPTWIGRTSRLWYRRTVKGGGHEFMVVDVAAKTKQPAFDHTKLAAAIIRAGLTETPAAGRGGAGAPGPATLVSATNLPFTDFTFADDEHAIEFVATGYNWKCTITDYACQRAGAVSVGGRGGRGGRGGGAGPIADDEQSDMVPFEGPWGEDDIEALGDEVIAQRIAQQQGPPRPPADSAVRRSPDGQHEAYIENFNVYIRATGARTGSPLTFDGSEGGAYTLQSLTWSPSSAKIAVYRVTPGYRRLVRYVESSPADQLQPKYMERVYAKPGDVLDQRDPVLIDVASKRVVHVDHALFPNPYQLLQLTWRKDGRAFTFEYNQRGHQVYSVIEVDANTGAARSIVTEQSKAFVDYRPATDGISDSGRRFRFDVADGKEMIWMSERDGWSQLYLIDGATGRVENQITKGNWVVHNVQHVDEAKRQIWFTANGMDPKEDPYFLHYYRINFDGTGLTPMTPENGMHTISWSGDSSYYADLWSRVDAAPSLDVHSTADQHVAMEVDHGDIASLSAAGWKAPEVFVAKGRDGATDIWGVIFKPTNFDPQKKYPVIENIYAGPQGSFVPKTFGITNDMRTLAELGFIVVQMDGMGTANRSKAFHDVAWQNLGDAGFPDRILWHKAAAATYPWYDITRVGIYGTSAGGQNSLGGMLFHPEFYKAAVSAAGCHDNRMDKIWWNEQWMGWPLGPHYAASSNVDNASKLQGDLMLIVGELDTNVDPSSTMQVVNALIKANKTFDLLVIPGADHTNGGPYGIRKRNDFFVHHLLGVEPPERNATQAIQAGRAGR
- a CDS encoding substrate-binding domain-containing protein, which produces MTRAFRRPGPLWRTALPLVASLLAACSGAKTDKSDAAAAGGASAAGGSKTFTIALIAKSSTNPVFLSGRQGAEAAAAELSKANGVNVKIDWLTPPDEDPTLQAQRIGEAVNAGANAILLSASDAGKLVGSVDEAVARGVPVMTFDSDVAGSKRFSFYGGDDVLMGTQVMQELAKQMGDKGKIAILAGNQNAPNLQKRVEGVKEEAKKHPGITILNTFYHAETPQDAAAEVVRAQNAYPDIQGWAMIGGWALFTPALLTDLNPDKVKIVSVDALPVELPYVDKGLAPVLFAQPTYLWGYVSVKTIFDHVYLHKDVPPHVQMDLVRVSKDNLGTWARQLKDWGFTDVDPKFLSMK
- a CDS encoding ribulokinase — protein: MAVVAGVDFGTQSVRVALVDSERGPIGAGTAEYPVNRDRRDPDFATQAHASHMDALALAVQRALADAKLSGQRVQAIALDTTGSTVVPVDERLKPLDDYYLWADHRAKDEAALITEMSRREKLPAIEMCGGVYSSEWGFAKLLHWLRHNPSKRARFATALEHCDMVAAVLSGETNVENVPRSVCAMGHKWLWSESDGLPPEEFLASIDPLFAGIRDKLGGRYRTSDHIAGQLSDEWASRLGLRAGIPIPIGAFDAHWDAVGAGIQEGDVVNVVGTSTCIIAIAKQADCVPGVCGVVPGSVHPDYVGVEAGLSAVGDIFEAIARRAGTSVRVLSNGLEEYQAGQTGLLRLTWDNGDRTVLVNPNLGGVTLGWNLNHDARDDLFAAIEGTALHTRVVFERMAEHGVPIRRVINAGGIPQKNDVLNRVYANVFGVPVLIPERPITGLGSAIFAFKAAGTFPTIDDAQRALCPSYRVIEPETRQGAVYDELYSLYKDLYFAMGNPRSEPAHLGAVLPSLRRIAAAARA
- a CDS encoding carboxypeptidase-like regulatory domain-containing protein, translating into MTLHDRIRMLGAGLLFVASAMNAGAQQPVHPPLTINVRVVDSGAVAISGAEVAVVQGLNDARASGNTDVRGLVSLTISDPDGNYQIIVRKIGFVREAEFFHARSGPLNFQVVMHRAVQSLAPVQVNAQEDVTRKSYFIDADEIAKHADQLIDATDILKKLRPDMICGRSCFPMQAAGQATKTPVRKCPTLAFQPRRTCPVVSDPNPSLSTNVWVNGVWIRSIATDTVCQTGRRGILAGLSPGSMQVLCEIQPEHIEQITYADEFNTTVGKPHSDSAIYIVLKQGVAYQPGAKSYVVDESPEDSKKPAAARSAGGSHDSLGVASPHDSTAALPRYRYRLLGVFDEGTGDPVEGAHVTDAKSGDYVTTTATGTVSLVFLPEGSSLLKITKPGYQELDLTVDIGPNETNALTLLMKKTPEHR